In one Bordetella pertussis 18323 genomic region, the following are encoded:
- a CDS encoding LysR family transcriptional regulator, producing the protein MNRLQGMELFVEVARTLSFGRAAENLAIPKSTLSRQVAELERSVGLRLLSRTTRRVELTEAGQLYFERCQRIVAEARIAHEELQNLVETPSGPLRVNMPADFGTDFLSEAFTEFSRRYPEVTFYLDLASPEHAERVFQTCDVSIEIGDLPDSTHIARLLGVLPAHLYASPDYLARHGEPQHPDDLPRHECIQFRAGTGRVTRWPLNSGERHVEITPGNRFSVNSVSMVRNLATLGAGIAILAPMGNVREDIESGRLKRILPDWLAGPFPVYAVTDTRMLPAKTRIFVEFLMERLSNKTLAGQNNPAFLNLR; encoded by the coding sequence ATGAACCGTTTGCAAGGCATGGAACTCTTCGTCGAAGTGGCCAGGACGCTCAGCTTCGGCCGCGCCGCCGAGAACCTGGCCATTCCCAAATCCACCCTGTCGCGCCAGGTGGCCGAACTGGAGCGTTCGGTCGGCCTGAGGCTGCTCAGCCGTACCACGCGCCGGGTCGAGCTGACCGAAGCCGGGCAGCTTTACTTCGAGCGCTGCCAGCGCATCGTGGCCGAAGCCCGCATCGCCCATGAAGAGCTGCAGAACCTGGTCGAGACGCCGTCCGGTCCGCTGCGCGTGAACATGCCGGCCGACTTCGGCACCGACTTCCTGTCCGAGGCGTTCACGGAGTTCTCGCGCCGCTACCCCGAGGTCACCTTCTACCTGGACCTGGCCAGCCCCGAGCACGCCGAGCGGGTTTTCCAGACCTGCGATGTGTCGATCGAAATCGGCGATCTGCCCGACTCCACCCACATCGCCCGCCTGCTGGGCGTGCTGCCGGCCCACCTGTATGCGTCGCCCGATTACCTGGCGCGCCACGGCGAACCGCAACACCCCGATGACCTGCCCCGCCACGAATGCATTCAGTTCCGCGCCGGCACGGGCCGCGTCACGCGCTGGCCCCTGAACAGCGGCGAGCGCCACGTCGAGATCACCCCGGGCAACCGCTTTTCGGTCAACAGCGTGTCGATGGTGCGCAACCTGGCCACGCTGGGCGCCGGCATCGCGATCCTGGCGCCCATGGGCAACGTGCGCGAAGACATCGAATCGGGCCGTCTCAAGCGCATCTTGCCCGATTGGCTGGCCGGGCCGTTCCCGGTCTACGCGGTCACGGACACCCGCATGCTGCCGGCCAAGACCCGCATCTTCGTGGAATTCCTGATGGAGCGTCTGAGCAACAAGACACTGGCAGGCCAGAATAACCCGGCGTTTTTAAATTTGCGTTAA
- a CDS encoding SCO family protein, translating to MYSPLSGRAWRGLLLAMLMLLAACSERSADWSLYNVKGHLPDLKFSLPGAHGKTVSSDDLKGKTVLLFFGYASCPDVCPTTMAQLTAVLQQLGEQARDVRILFVSVDPHRDTPDILQAYVNEFNSNAIGVTGNEKQIADLARRYRVAYQIEKPKPGDDADIYDVTHSRGVYIFDNQGKARLLASDTDTIDTMVKDLRQLIAQTQ from the coding sequence ATGTACTCACCTCTTTCCGGCCGCGCGTGGCGCGGCCTGCTCCTGGCGATGTTGATGCTGCTGGCGGCGTGCAGCGAACGTTCGGCGGATTGGTCGCTGTACAACGTCAAGGGCCATCTGCCCGACCTGAAGTTCAGCCTGCCGGGCGCGCACGGCAAGACCGTCAGCAGCGACGACCTCAAGGGCAAGACGGTATTGCTGTTCTTCGGCTACGCCAGCTGCCCCGACGTCTGCCCCACCACCATGGCGCAACTGACGGCGGTGCTGCAGCAACTGGGCGAGCAGGCCAGGGACGTGCGCATCCTGTTCGTCAGCGTCGACCCGCATCGCGATACCCCGGACATCCTGCAGGCCTATGTCAATGAGTTCAACAGCAATGCGATCGGCGTGACCGGCAACGAAAAGCAGATCGCCGACCTGGCGCGGCGCTATCGGGTGGCCTACCAGATCGAGAAGCCCAAGCCGGGCGACGACGCCGATATCTACGACGTCACCCACAGCCGCGGCGTCTATATCTTCGACAACCAGGGCAAGGCGCGCCTGCTGGCCTCCGACACGGACACCATCGACACCATGGTCAAGGACCTGCGCCAGCTCATCGCGCAGACCCAATGA
- a CDS encoding chorismate--pyruvate lyase family protein: MTTPIPLARGWLPAAPSTLDPLRKYWLFRPGALTAGLRQLGHVRLRVLAEYPTGAPRDEADGMRIAAQSPVWVREVLMSIDGVDSVVARSLTPLRASHGVWQGMRRLLTRPLADMLYHDPGIHRSVFVCRRLAAGVPFHATAIARAPAGGPEPALWARRSAFWRAGQPLLVAECFLPAFWSLARAPVAPR, encoded by the coding sequence ATGACCACCCCCATTCCCCTTGCGCGCGGCTGGCTGCCCGCCGCGCCCTCGACGCTGGATCCCTTGCGCAAGTATTGGCTGTTCCGTCCCGGCGCGCTCACCGCCGGCCTGCGCCAGCTGGGCCACGTACGCCTGCGCGTGCTGGCCGAGTACCCGACCGGCGCGCCCCGCGACGAGGCCGACGGCATGCGCATCGCCGCGCAAAGCCCGGTCTGGGTGCGCGAAGTGCTGATGTCGATCGACGGCGTGGACAGCGTCGTGGCGCGCAGCCTCACGCCGCTGCGCGCCTCGCATGGCGTCTGGCAGGGCATGCGGCGCCTGCTGACGCGCCCGCTGGCCGACATGCTGTACCACGATCCCGGCATCCATCGCTCGGTCTTCGTATGCCGCCGGCTGGCCGCCGGCGTGCCCTTCCATGCCACCGCCATCGCGCGCGCGCCGGCCGGCGGCCCCGAGCCGGCGCTGTGGGCGCGCCGCTCCGCCTTCTGGCGCGCCGGCCAGCCGCTGCTGGTGGCCGAGTGCTTCCTGCCCGCCTTCTGGTCGCTGGCGCGCGCGCCCGTCGCGCCGCGCTGA
- a CDS encoding IS481-like element IS481 family transposase, whose product MNTHKHARLTFLRRLEMVQQLIAHQVCVSEAARAYGVTAPTVRKWLGRFLAQGQAGLADASSRPTVSPRAIAPAKALAIVELRRKRLTQARIAQALGVSASTVSRVLARAGLSHLADLEPAEPVVRYEHQAPGDLLHIDIKKLGRIQRPGHRVTGNRRDTVEGAGWDFVFVAIDDHARVAFTDIHPDERFPSAVQFLKDAVAYYQRLGVTIQRLLTDNGSAFRSRAFAALCHELGIKHRFTRPYRPQTNGKAERFIQSALREWAYAHTYQNSQHRADAMKSWLHHYNWHRPHQGIGRAVPISRLNLDEYNLLTVHS is encoded by the coding sequence ATGAACACCCATAAGCATGCCCGATTGACCTTCCTACGTCGACTCGAAATGGTCCAGCAATTGATCGCCCATCAAGTTTGTGTGTCTGAAGCGGCCCGCGCCTATGGGGTCACCGCGCCGACTGTGCGCAAATGGCTGGGCCGCTTCCTGGCTCAGGGCCAGGCGGGCTTGGCCGATGCGTCCTCGCGCCCGACGGTCTCGCCCCGAGCGATTGCGCCGGCCAAGGCGCTGGCTATCGTGGAGCTGCGCCGCAAGCGGCTGACCCAAGCGCGCATCGCCCAGGCGCTGGGCGTGTCAGCCAGCACCGTCAGCCGCGTCCTGGCCCGCGCCGGTCTGTCGCACCTGGCCGACCTGGAGCCGGCCGAGCCGGTGGTGCGCTACGAGCATCAGGCCCCCGGCGATCTGCTGCACATCGACATCAAGAAGCTGGGACGTATCCAGCGCCCTGGCCACCGGGTCACGGGCAACCGACGCGATACCGTTGAGGGGGCCGGCTGGGACTTCGTCTTCGTGGCCATCGATGACCACGCCCGCGTGGCCTTCACCGACATCCACCCCGACGAGCGCTTCCCCAGCGCCGTCCAGTTCCTCAAGGACGCAGTGGCCTACTACCAGCGCCTGGGCGTGACCATCCAGCGCTTGCTCACCGACAATGGCTCGGCCTTTCGCAGCCGCGCCTTCGCCGCGCTGTGCCATGAGCTGGGCATCAAGCACCGCTTTACCCGACCTTACCGCCCACAGACCAATGGCAAGGCCGAACGCTTCATCCAGTCGGCCTTGCGTGAGTGGGCTTACGCTCACACCTACCAGAACTCCCAACACCGAGCCGATGCCATGAAATCCTGGCTACACCACTACAACTGGCATCGACCCCACCAAGGCATCGGGCGCGCTGTACCCATCTCCAGACTCAACCTGGACGAATACAACCTATTGACAGTTCACAGCTAG
- a CDS encoding NADP(H)-dependent aldo-keto reductase, translating to MKYRKLGHTDLDVSLIGLGTMTWGEQNTEAQAHEQLDYALAHGINLVDAAEMYPVPPKPETQGRTESCIGSWLARTGRRHEVVLASKAAGPVRDAKRPSHIRDGKTFLDRKNLTQALDASLKRLQTDYLDLYQLHWPDRTTNTFGKLAYPWVDDAHTVPIEETLEVLQDFVRAGKVRHVGLSNETPWGVARFLQAAEKHGLPKVATIQNPYNLLNRIFEIGLAEFSHREGVGLLAYSPLAMGILSGKYLDGARPEGSRLALFTRFTRYSNPQAEAAARDYVMLARDHGLAPAQMALAWVNQRPFVSSNLMGATTLAQLKENIESVEVTLSDEVLQGIEAIHARQPNPAP from the coding sequence GTGAAATACCGCAAACTCGGACACACCGATCTCGACGTCAGCCTCATCGGCCTGGGCACCATGACCTGGGGCGAGCAGAACACCGAGGCGCAGGCTCACGAACAGTTGGACTATGCGCTGGCGCACGGCATCAACCTGGTCGACGCCGCCGAGATGTATCCCGTGCCGCCCAAGCCGGAAACCCAGGGACGCACCGAAAGCTGCATCGGCAGCTGGCTGGCCCGGACCGGACGGCGCCACGAGGTGGTCCTGGCCAGCAAGGCGGCTGGTCCGGTGCGCGACGCCAAGCGCCCCAGCCATATCCGCGACGGCAAGACCTTTCTCGACCGCAAGAACCTGACACAGGCGCTGGACGCCAGCCTCAAGCGCCTGCAGACCGATTACCTGGACCTCTACCAGCTGCACTGGCCCGATCGCACCACCAATACTTTCGGCAAGCTGGCCTACCCGTGGGTGGACGACGCCCACACCGTACCGATCGAAGAGACGCTTGAGGTGTTGCAGGATTTCGTGCGCGCGGGCAAGGTGCGCCATGTCGGCCTGTCCAACGAAACCCCGTGGGGCGTGGCGCGTTTCCTGCAGGCAGCCGAGAAGCACGGGCTGCCCAAGGTGGCCACGATCCAGAACCCGTACAACCTGCTCAACCGCATCTTCGAGATCGGCCTGGCCGAGTTCAGCCACCGCGAAGGCGTCGGGCTGCTGGCCTACTCGCCGCTGGCCATGGGTATCCTGTCGGGCAAGTACCTCGACGGGGCGCGCCCGGAGGGCTCGCGGCTCGCGCTGTTCACGCGGTTTACCCGCTACAGCAACCCGCAGGCCGAAGCCGCGGCGCGCGACTACGTGATGCTGGCGCGCGACCACGGCCTGGCGCCGGCGCAGATGGCGCTGGCCTGGGTCAACCAGCGTCCGTTCGTAAGCAGCAACCTGATGGGCGCGACCACGCTGGCGCAGTTGAAGGAAAACATCGAGAGCGTCGAGGTCACCCTGTCGGACGAGGTGCTGCAAGGCATCGAGGCCATCCACGCGCGCCAGCCCAATCCGGCGCCGTAA
- a CDS encoding IS110-like element IS1663 family transposase, translating to MADSSLLSAGGQVHVFIGIDVSKAKLDCTLLTAEADKRKTKVVVNTAAGVQALLAWCAKHGAQPAQLHAILEPTGLYHEQAATALPQVRVSLVNPAQARDFAKALALRSKNDALDSYVLARYGQTLSPALWHPAPLHARQLRALLTRREALSKDLLRELNRKEKSQFSPSAPLVDGSIDKAIAFLREQIKQIERAIDQHIDNHPDLKQDCELLNSIPAIGPQAGNAILAVMHNRHIDSAQSLAAYLGVVPVQRQSGSSLNSCARLSKAGPSQVRATLYMAALVGTRHNPHIRALYQRLLKAGKSKKAALGAAMRKLVHLCFGVLKNRIPYQPNYAMNG from the coding sequence GTGGCTGACAGCAGTTTGTTATCTGCAGGAGGCCAAGTCCATGTTTTCATAGGTATTGATGTATCAAAGGCCAAGCTGGATTGCACGTTGCTGACGGCTGAGGCTGACAAGCGTAAGACCAAGGTGGTGGTCAACACCGCCGCGGGCGTACAAGCCCTGCTGGCGTGGTGCGCCAAACACGGCGCACAGCCGGCGCAGTTGCACGCCATCCTGGAGCCTACGGGTCTGTATCACGAGCAAGCGGCCACGGCGCTGCCCCAGGTCCGGGTCTCTTTGGTCAATCCCGCCCAGGCCCGGGACTTTGCCAAGGCCTTGGCGCTGCGCTCCAAAAATGATGCGCTCGACAGCTACGTGCTGGCTCGCTATGGACAGACGCTGAGCCCGGCGCTGTGGCACCCGGCGCCCTTGCATGCGCGTCAACTGCGCGCCTTGTTGACGCGACGCGAGGCGCTGAGCAAGGATCTGTTGCGTGAGCTCAATCGCAAAGAGAAGAGCCAGTTCAGCCCCTCGGCGCCCTTGGTCGATGGTTCCATCGACAAGGCCATCGCGTTCTTGCGCGAACAGATCAAACAAATCGAGCGGGCGATCGATCAGCACATCGACAACCACCCCGACCTCAAGCAAGACTGCGAGCTGCTGAACTCCATCCCCGCCATCGGGCCTCAGGCCGGCAACGCCATCCTGGCCGTCATGCACAATCGGCATATCGACTCCGCCCAGAGCCTGGCCGCCTATCTCGGGGTGGTCCCTGTGCAGCGCCAATCCGGCAGCAGTCTGAACAGCTGCGCACGCCTGTCCAAAGCCGGCCCCTCCCAGGTGCGCGCCACGTTATACATGGCGGCCCTGGTTGGGACCCGCCACAACCCCCACATCCGCGCCCTTTACCAGCGCCTGCTCAAAGCAGGAAAAAGCAAAAAGGCCGCGCTGGGCGCGGCCATGAGAAAACTGGTGCATCTGTGCTTCGGGGTCCTCAAAAACCGCATCCCCTACCAGCCCAATTACGCCATGAACGGTTGA
- a CDS encoding efflux transporter outer membrane subunit — protein MKPVVMRTLLSLAVATALAGCSLAPTYERPQAPVDAAYPSGPAYGAPGQAAAGAPAAADVGWRDFFGDPLLQELLALSLANNRDLRVAALNVEAARLNPSGQAGISRSYQVGASLSTWELDLFGRIRSLSEQALQLYLAQDETRLATQLTLVAETANAYLTLRADQELLALTRQTLAAQQESYKLTRQSYDLGVATELDLSQAEISLRTAERNLSQYTRMAAQDRNALVLLVGQPLPAGIGAQLDQAVALPDGVVLADLPAGLPSDLLARRPDIRAAEHQLQAANASIGAARAAFFPRISLTGSAGTASASLGGLFDAGSGAWSFAPQISVPIFAGGALRASLDLAKIQKDIGIARYEQAIQSGFREVSDALAGRGTLQEQIRSQELLVQANQRAYDLSQQRYQQGIDNYLSVLDSQRSLYTAQQTLVETRLARLSNLIQLYKALGGGWSERTVAAAQAG, from the coding sequence ATGAAACCTGTCGTCATGAGAACCTTGTTGTCCCTTGCCGTGGCCACGGCCCTGGCCGGCTGCTCGCTGGCGCCCACCTACGAGCGCCCGCAGGCGCCGGTCGACGCGGCCTATCCGTCCGGCCCGGCCTACGGCGCGCCGGGCCAGGCCGCCGCGGGCGCGCCGGCCGCCGCCGACGTGGGCTGGCGCGACTTCTTCGGCGACCCGCTGCTGCAGGAGCTGCTGGCGCTGTCGCTGGCCAACAACCGCGACCTGCGGGTCGCCGCGCTCAACGTGGAGGCGGCGCGCCTCAACCCGAGCGGACAGGCCGGCATCAGCCGCAGCTACCAGGTCGGTGCCAGCCTGTCGACCTGGGAGCTGGACCTGTTCGGGCGCATCCGCAGCCTCAGCGAACAGGCGCTGCAGCTCTATCTGGCCCAGGACGAAACGCGCCTGGCCACCCAGCTGACGCTGGTGGCCGAGACCGCCAACGCCTACCTGACCCTGCGCGCCGACCAGGAACTGCTGGCGCTGACGCGCCAGACGCTGGCGGCCCAGCAGGAGTCGTACAAGCTGACCCGCCAGAGCTACGACCTGGGCGTGGCGACCGAGCTGGACCTGAGCCAGGCCGAGATTTCGCTGCGCACCGCCGAGCGCAATCTGTCGCAGTACACGCGCATGGCGGCGCAGGACCGCAACGCGCTGGTGCTGCTGGTGGGCCAGCCGCTGCCGGCCGGCATCGGCGCGCAGCTGGACCAGGCCGTGGCGCTGCCCGACGGCGTGGTCCTGGCCGACCTGCCGGCGGGCCTGCCGTCGGATCTGCTCGCGCGCCGGCCGGATATCCGCGCGGCGGAGCACCAGCTGCAAGCCGCCAACGCCAGCATCGGCGCGGCGCGCGCGGCGTTCTTCCCGCGCATCAGCCTGACCGGCTCGGCCGGCACGGCCAGCGCCAGCCTGGGCGGCCTGTTCGATGCCGGGTCGGGGGCCTGGAGTTTCGCGCCGCAGATCAGCGTGCCGATCTTCGCGGGCGGGGCGCTGCGCGCCAGCCTGGACCTGGCCAAGATCCAGAAGGACATCGGCATCGCGCGCTACGAGCAGGCCATCCAGAGCGGGTTCCGCGAGGTCTCCGACGCGCTGGCCGGCCGCGGCACATTGCAGGAGCAGATCCGGTCGCAGGAACTGCTGGTGCAGGCCAACCAGCGCGCCTACGACCTGTCGCAGCAGCGTTACCAGCAGGGCATCGACAACTATCTCAGCGTGCTGGATTCGCAGCGTTCGCTGTATACGGCGCAGCAGACGCTGGTCGAGACGCGGCTGGCGCGCCTGTCCAACCTGATCCAGCTCTACAAGGCGCTGGGCGGCGGCTGGTCCGAGCGCACGGTGGCGGCGGCGCAGGCCGGCTGA
- a CDS encoding DMT family transporter, producing MSYTSLILVVLAAMAHAAWNLLAKRAAMVGPMFVFAYGLAATILYAPWVIWVLAHDGMVWSWPVVLCILASSMLHLGYSLCLQRGYQVADLSVVYPIARGTGPLLSTMGAFTLLSEPATTTGIAGMLCVVGGVLLIATQGRLGMFRQAQAWIGVRWGVVIGLFIAAYTVVDAYGVKILLIMPVLFDWFTCATRTLMMTPHVLRRRAQYWPAMRGYWHLAIAVGVLSPLGYILVLYALRNGAPLSLVAPAREMSMMLGTLAGMFLLREKVGIGRLAGCLAILAGVVLLGSS from the coding sequence ATGTCGTATACGTCCCTTATTTTGGTAGTACTGGCTGCCATGGCCCATGCGGCCTGGAATCTGCTTGCCAAGCGCGCCGCGATGGTCGGCCCCATGTTCGTCTTTGCCTATGGCCTGGCGGCAACCATACTGTATGCCCCCTGGGTGATCTGGGTGCTGGCGCACGACGGAATGGTCTGGAGCTGGCCGGTGGTGCTATGCATCCTGGCGTCCAGTATGTTGCATCTAGGCTACAGCCTGTGCCTGCAACGCGGCTACCAGGTCGCCGATCTGTCTGTCGTATACCCGATCGCGCGCGGTACGGGCCCGCTGCTCTCGACCATGGGCGCCTTCACGCTGCTGAGCGAGCCGGCCACCACCACCGGTATTGCCGGCATGCTGTGCGTGGTCGGCGGCGTACTGCTGATTGCCACGCAAGGCCGACTGGGCATGTTCCGGCAGGCGCAGGCCTGGATTGGCGTGCGCTGGGGGGTGGTGATCGGCCTATTCATCGCCGCCTACACCGTGGTGGACGCCTATGGCGTCAAGATACTGCTGATCATGCCGGTGCTGTTCGACTGGTTCACCTGTGCCACCCGCACCCTGATGATGACGCCTCACGTGCTGCGCCGGCGCGCCCAATATTGGCCGGCCATGCGCGGCTATTGGCACCTTGCCATTGCGGTGGGCGTCCTGTCGCCGCTGGGCTACATCCTGGTGCTGTACGCGCTGCGCAATGGCGCGCCGCTCAGCCTGGTTGCCCCGGCCCGCGAAATGTCGATGATGCTGGGCACACTGGCGGGAATGTTCCTGCTACGGGAAAAAGTAGGCATAGGCCGACTGGCTGGCTGCCTGGCCATCCTGGCCGGCGTGGTGCTGCTGGGTTCGAGCTGA
- a CDS encoding pseudouridine synthase, with protein sequence MEKVRISKLMSERGLCSRREADSYIERGWVRVDGVVVSELGARALPDQVITLERAAAARQTARVTILLHKPVGYVSGQAEKGYTPAVALIDARSRYAGDRAPQRFERGQLQGLAVAGRLDIDSQGLLVLTQDGRIAKKLIGEDSEVDKEYLVRVQGRLSEAGLALLNHGLSLDGKPLRPAQVRWQNADQLRFVLREGKKRQIRRMCELVGLRVVGLKRVRIGRVSLGDLPAGQWRYLRADERF encoded by the coding sequence ATGGAAAAAGTACGCATCTCCAAGCTGATGTCCGAGCGCGGGCTTTGTTCGCGCCGCGAGGCCGACAGCTATATCGAACGGGGCTGGGTGCGCGTCGACGGCGTGGTGGTGTCCGAGCTGGGCGCACGCGCCTTGCCCGATCAGGTCATCACCCTGGAGCGCGCCGCGGCCGCGCGCCAGACCGCGCGTGTCACCATCTTGCTGCACAAGCCCGTGGGCTATGTATCGGGACAGGCCGAGAAAGGCTACACCCCGGCGGTGGCGCTGATCGACGCGCGCTCGCGCTATGCGGGCGACCGCGCGCCCCAGCGCTTCGAGCGCGGCCAGCTGCAAGGGCTGGCCGTGGCCGGGCGGCTCGACATCGACTCGCAGGGCTTGCTGGTCCTCACGCAGGATGGCCGTATCGCCAAGAAGCTGATCGGCGAAGACTCCGAGGTCGACAAGGAATACCTGGTGCGGGTGCAGGGCCGCCTGTCCGAGGCGGGGCTGGCGCTGCTCAACCACGGCCTGTCGCTGGACGGCAAGCCATTGCGCCCCGCCCAGGTGCGCTGGCAGAACGCCGACCAGCTGCGGTTCGTGCTGCGCGAGGGCAAGAAACGCCAGATTCGCCGCATGTGCGAACTGGTGGGGCTGCGGGTGGTGGGCTTGAAACGGGTGCGCATCGGCCGGGTGTCGCTGGGCGACCTGCCGGCGGGCCAATGGCGCTATCTGCGCGCCGACGAACGCTTCTGA
- the rplS gene encoding 50S ribosomal protein L19, whose amino-acid sequence MNLIAILEQEEIARLTGGNAVTEFAPGDTVVVSVNVVEGTRKRVQAFEGVVIAKRNRGLNSSFIVRKISSGEAVERTFQLYSPQIAGIEVKRRGDVRRAKLYYLRSRSGKSARIKEKLVLKKAKSA is encoded by the coding sequence GTGAACCTCATCGCTATCCTGGAACAGGAAGAAATTGCTCGCCTTACCGGCGGCAATGCCGTAACCGAATTTGCTCCCGGCGACACCGTCGTGGTCAGCGTCAACGTTGTCGAAGGCACCCGCAAGCGCGTTCAGGCTTTCGAAGGCGTGGTCATCGCCAAGCGCAACCGCGGCCTGAACTCGTCGTTCATCGTGCGCAAGATCTCGTCGGGCGAAGCCGTGGAACGTACGTTCCAGCTGTACTCGCCGCAGATCGCCGGCATCGAAGTCAAGCGCCGCGGCGACGTGCGCCGCGCCAAGCTGTACTACCTGCGCAGCCGCTCGGGCAAGTCCGCACGCATCAAGGAAAAGCTGGTTCTCAAGAAAGCCAAGTCGGCTTGA
- a CDS encoding CoA pyrophosphatase: protein MSDSAPSRPRRTPVRPLFDPMAQPWETANQGLARVDERLLTPPELRSSLRPADHWRLDPLCAAEPRAPGREGSLVAAAVLIPLVMRADGVRVMLTQRAAHLHDHAGQVSFPGGRIEVSDATPVAAALREAQEETGLPVQQVEVLGSMPQYFTATGFAITPVVSLVQPDFELAPDAFEVAEVFEVPLSFLMDPANHRLYRAALPDGYVRQYYAMPWQRYFIWGATAGMLRNLYQTVREALPG from the coding sequence ATGTCTGACTCTGCTCCTTCTCGTCCACGCCGCACGCCAGTGCGTCCGCTCTTCGATCCCATGGCGCAGCCTTGGGAAACCGCCAATCAGGGGCTGGCCCGCGTGGACGAACGCCTGCTGACGCCGCCCGAGCTGCGCTCCAGCCTGCGCCCGGCCGATCACTGGCGGCTCGATCCCTTGTGCGCGGCGGAGCCGCGCGCGCCCGGCCGGGAAGGCAGTCTGGTGGCCGCGGCGGTATTGATCCCCCTGGTCATGCGGGCCGATGGCGTGCGCGTCATGCTGACCCAGCGCGCCGCGCACCTGCACGACCACGCCGGCCAGGTCAGCTTCCCGGGCGGGCGTATCGAAGTCAGCGATGCCACGCCGGTGGCCGCCGCGTTGCGCGAGGCCCAGGAGGAAACCGGCCTGCCGGTGCAGCAAGTGGAAGTGCTGGGCAGCATGCCCCAGTATTTCACCGCTACGGGCTTTGCCATCACGCCGGTGGTCTCGCTGGTGCAGCCCGATTTCGAGCTGGCGCCCGATGCGTTCGAAGTGGCCGAGGTGTTCGAGGTGCCGCTGTCGTTTCTCATGGACCCGGCCAATCATCGGCTGTACCGCGCCGCGCTGCCCGATGGCTATGTGCGCCAATACTATGCGATGCCATGGCAGCGCTATTTCATCTGGGGCGCCACCGCGGGCATGCTGCGCAATCTGTATCAGACGGTGCGCGAGGCGCTGCCGGGTTGA
- a CDS encoding GlsB/YeaQ/YmgE family stress response membrane protein, whose amino-acid sequence MNIIIMIIVGFVVGLITRAIMPGDQNMGYIMTTILGIIGSVVAGFLGQQLGWYAPGEPAGWIGSVVGAIIVLFVVGLVAKKRA is encoded by the coding sequence ATGAACATCATCATCATGATCATCGTCGGGTTTGTCGTCGGACTGATCACCCGGGCCATCATGCCGGGAGACCAGAACATGGGCTACATCATGACGACGATCCTGGGCATCATCGGATCGGTGGTCGCCGGTTTCCTGGGCCAGCAACTGGGCTGGTACGCACCGGGCGAACCCGCGGGCTGGATCGGTTCGGTCGTCGGCGCGATCATCGTGTTGTTCGTCGTGGGCCTGGTCGCCAAGAAGCGCGCCTGA